The DNA window ATGTAGAACGATAATGTTCTCCGCTGAGTGCCACAAAATCGACTTCTGCCATTCCATCCACAGCACCTCTGCGAAGTATATTCCGACTATCTTTCAGGGTAATGGAATCGTTCTTATTATCCTGAATATTGGCGTTGCTGGTTACACTGCTCAATCGCGGTGTAGTATCAAAAAGAGCCAGACACAAAGCATCCAGCAAGGTTGATTTACCTGCTCCGGTGCTTCCGGTAATGGCAAAAATACCTGCCGACTTCAACGGTTCTGCCGTAAAGTCCAATTCAAAATCTCCTTCCAGAGAAGCCAGATTCCTTCCTCTAATTGCTAATATCTTCATGCTCTATTTCCTGGATAACGCTTTGCAGCAGGTTCTTCATTGTGTCGGGCATCTCTTCGCCCCCAAATTGTTTCTCAAACTCCATCCGTGCAATCTCCATTGGAGTAATTGCCTGCAGTTCCTCGTAGGTAAAAGTCTTAGATTCTGCATCTCTACCAACTTGTACAGCACCCAGTCTTGCCAATCGTACTGATTTGGTTTTCAAGGCTTCTTCTATTCTATTCCGAAGTGATGGTTCAGGTTCTGTAATCAGTACTTTCACCTCCAGATAAGGAGAGGTTTCAGTGATTTCCCCTTCCGGTAGTTTGTCAATTTCCTCCAATACTTCATCCAAAGGCCTTGCTTCGTTGGGGATGCTAAGTACCTTAACAGGAGCATCATAAAGCAGTTTTTCAATCTTAGTAACTGCTGCACCATCGATCTCTACCAGTGCCACACTTTGCTTGTAATTCTTCTCAGCAAACGACATTGGCAAAGGAGCTCCGGCATATCGCACCTCCTCACGCCCGCATACTTGCTGACCGCGATGTAAATGACCTAAAGCAGTATAAACAATTTCATTTGAGAAAGCATCGGGCGATACCCACTCTTCACCGCCAACTATGGTACGTTCAGAGCGGTCGTTTTCTGAAACAATACCTCCGGCTGTATGTAAATGTCCCATTGCCACAATGGCCTGGTTGGGTTGCCGTACTTTCAGCACTTCTTGTAACAAGGCCTCGTACATCGCCTTCACTCCCAGCGGATAGCTCTCTGCCTCGGGATAATCTCCCTGCCGGAGATAAGGTACAGCCATACACCATGCCGCCACTTCACCGTCCTTGGTAAGTGGTACAATCAATCGCTGATAGTCTATCAAGCCATCAGTGGTACGTCTCACAATGCCTTTAATGGTAATATTCATCTCCTCGAGAAGAGGATTAGGAGCTTCGAGCCGTGCTGCCGAATCGTGATTACCGGCAATCACCACTACCTGCAAAGCAGAATTATCCGTAGTTATCTCCCTTAAAAACTTATAGAACATCTTCTGAGAATCGGCAGAGGGGTTCGGAGTGTCGAACACATCTCCCGCGATGAGGAGTACATCCACACCTTGTTGCCGGATCTGGTCTCTCAACCACTCCAGAAAGTGCAAATGCTCCGCTTTACGGTTATAGTCAAAAAAAGTCTGACCGATGTGCCAATCGGCTGTATGGAGTAGTTTTATCATCTTCCTGATTAAAGTATTTTCATACAAAAATAGCTTTTTTTATCAGAGTTACACTACTTCATACGAGCATAAAATATATTTGAATATTTACAAGACAAGATTGAACTATAATTCTACTACAAAAAGAGCAAAATATCCATTTATAAACCACTCTTGCAGGCTTCAATATCTGCCATTTGATCGGAGTAGTTTATAAATGTAATAAGCTGGCGTATCCTTGCAAGCTTCAACATCTGCTATTTTATTCATATAACTACTAGTGCCGTTAATATTATCCACACTCTTGCAGGCTTCAATATCTGCATTTCATCGGAGTCGTTTTAAATGTAATAAGCTGGCGTATCCTTGCAAGCTTCAACATCTGCTATTTTATTCATATAACTACTAGTGCCGTTAATATTATCCACACTCTTGCAGGCTTCAGGACTTACTATTTCATCTCTTTCAGAAACTTCAGGGCATTTGTGGCGTGCCTGTAAGTTCTTATTTGTGAGCTATGTACATACACTACCTTGCCTGTTTTATCTACAATATAAGTAACTCTACCGGGCAAATATCCTAATAAATTGGACGGTACCCTGAACATCTTGCGTACTTTATTTCCCTCATCACTTAGCAACGTATAGAGAAGAGCATTTTCTGTAGCTAACTCCTTATGGCTATCAACAGATTCTCTGCCAATGCCAATAACCATAGCATCGGCCTCTCTGAATTCATCAAGGTTTTCCTGGAATGCCCAGACCTCACGCAAGCAACCTGGGCTACCATCTGTAAGGTAGAAGAAGATAACCAGATTATGTTTACCTATCACAGAATCGATAGCCAAAGTATTACCTTCCTGATCCTTCAGAGAGAAAGAAGGAACCTTACTGCCTACACCTATTTTAGATTTCTCTATCTCTGTTTCCTTAGTATGTGTAAAACCCCGAAAATCAAAATAGAAAACAAGCGTTATTAAAAAGAGAACCAGAAAAGTTCTATAATAGTTCCTGAACTTCTTATATTTAGGATGATTAACACTATGGCTTCCGATAATTCCCCTGAGTTCATCGGCAAATACCGGTTTTATATTGATAATCCAACTATCGGTGTGGTACACAATTTTCCTGAACTTACTCCGGTAAGTGAGTAGTGGCAATCCCAATGCTATGAAAAGAATCAGCCAGAAATTATCTAAAAGTAGCATTATCATATTATCAGAATTTATAGGTTATCAAATTATGAAAAATTCACTCCATTGGCCTACTATTATAACAGATTAATTATTAAAATGTTGATAGCACAAAATTATTCCCCATAGATTTTTATTTCATGCTGAATAGATTCCAAATATTGGAGAATGAATTCTGCTTATTGCTGAATAATTAGATATGTAAATGAGTACAAATACATGGAATATTCTCTCAATACTATTGTATTCAGAATTATTCGTTTTACTTTTGAGTGACAAATAACATAATTACATAAAATGAAACCATTAATAAAAACAGTTCCGGCCCTTTTGGGAGGCCTGTCATTTTTCACTGCTGCACATGCACAGCAAGAGAGTAAACGTCCTAATATCATTTTTATTCTGGCAGATGATATGGGTTATGGCGATCTGGCTTGCTACGGAAACAAGGTGGTAAAGACACCAAACATAGACAAACTAGCCATTGATGGTATCCGATTCACAAACTGCTATGCAGGATCGGCCATCAGTTCGCCTTCCAGATGTTCGCTTCTTACAGGCAAGCATACAGGGCATACCACCATCAGAGATAACTTCTGTAAGGCACAAGGACTTCCCGGATTGAAAGGCACTAATCCTATCCGCAGAATGCATCTGCTTCCTAACGACACTACTATTGCCACTGTATTAGGATCAGCTGGTTACAGAACTTGCCTGGTAAATAAATGGCATCAGGATGGATTTAATCCCGGAGCCGGACCGTTGGATCGTGGTTTCGATGAATTCTATGGCTGGTTAATCAGTACAGAGAACTCTAATACACCTTATTATTATCCTGCTTTGCGTTTCTATAACCGCGATTTGAAAGTTATTCCGGAGAACGAAAATAACAAACGAGGCATACACGACAGCGATCTGTCCGTAAATGAATCTATAGATTTCATTGATCGTAATAAGAATAATCCATTCTTCCTGTATCTGGCTTTCGACGTTCCTCATAAACCTTATTTCATCAATAGTCTGGAACCTTATTCAAATTCATCTCTATCAGATACGGGGAAATTGTATGCTAGTCTGATTACTCACACCGACGAAGCAATAGGTCGTTTAATTGATCATCTGGAAAAAACAGGCTTGCGTGACAACACTATTATTATTTTTGCATCAGATAATGGAGGTGCGGTACAAGCCCCTCTTGACGAGTTGAACTGCAATGCCGGATATCGTGGGCGAAAAGGTATTCTTTACGAAGGAGGTATTAAAGTGCCATTCATCGTTAATTGTCCGAAGCACATAAAAGGTGGACAAACAATGAAGAATCTTATCTATTTCCCGGATGTAATGCCTACCCTTGCAGATTATGCACATGCAAAGCTTCCTCAGCATATCGATGGAATAAGCATCAAAGCCTTACTTGATGGCAAGAAACAAGATACAGACGACCGGGTATTCTATTGGGAATTCCCTGGAAATCAGGTTGCTGTACGTAAAGGTGATTGGAAGATTGTATCTGTAAAAAAAGGTACTAATCTTGAGCTGTATAACATCACAAAAGATCCTTACGAGAAAACGAATCTGGCAGAGAAGTATCCAGAGGTGCTAAAAGATCTTGAGAAAGAAATTAAGAAATCGCGCGTAGCTTCTCCTAACTGGCCTATTGAAGGAGAATAAAACAAGTTTTAAGTAATTAGAAGATTGATCTTTATAGGAAGTTTAGAACAACTATTTTTCTGTAAAGATGCAAAAGTTAGCATTTACCATTAGAGACCTGAAGGTATATCTAAACAAAAGTAAAAGAGATAATAACTTTGAAATAAAAGCATTTCTTTGTGTTCAAGGTATATCTGAGATTATTGCTATCCGGTAAAATTCATACTTTTACTCATGTCAATAAATGTTTTTTTGCAGAAACGAATAAAGACAATTAGGGCTTAGTTTATCTGCATCGGTATGCTTCTTGCGTTTATTCTTTTCTTGCATAATAAAACCCCGAAAGTTTTTTGTCTAACTTTCGGGGTTCATATCAAAAGAACTCAGCCCTTTATTTTTTTGATCTAAAAAGTTTTACCGGAAAGAATAATCTAAAACAAAAGCAAAAGGCTGTCTGATCAAACCAGACAGCCTTTTACTATATATAAAACAGAATAAACTAGAAACCACTCAAATTTAACCGTCCTCCAGTTACACATTTACCTGAAAGAGATGCTGTAGGTATTGCACTGCTCAGAATAGCATTGATAGCTTCTGATGCAGTAGCTCCCGGATGAGATGCAAGATATAACACAACAGCACCAGTAACATGTGGTGCAGCCATGGACGTACCGCTCTTATAAGCATAACGTGAATAAACATTACCCTTTGATTTAAAAGGTACACAAGACATGATATCAGATCCCGGAGCAGCAAGATCGACCGATTTTGGTCCGTAATTTGAGAAACTAGATAAAGCTCCGGTACTTGTAATGGATGCTACAGATATTATATTGCTATTATTATATGCTGCCGGATAGCTAGCCAGCAATCCATCATCATTGAAGCCATCATTACCTGCTGCTGCAACAAATATAATTCCGGCTGCGTTAGCTCTCTCTATCGCATCAAATAAAGCCTGAGAATATCCACTTCCGCTCCATGAGTTATTGGTTGCTACAATATTCATACCTGCTTTTTTTAGCTCAGTAAAGTAATCGATTGCTTTGATAGCATCGGCAGTAGTACCTCCTCTTCTACCCATGAACTTACCGCTCAACAGTTTTACATTCCAGCATACACCGGCTACACCCACGCCATTATTGCCGGAAGCACCGATTATACCTGCCACATGAGTACCGTGATCATCCAATGCAGCATCAAAAACTTTATTGTTATTTCCAGCGAAATTCCAGCCATACACATCGTCTACATAACCATTCCCATCATCATCTATTCTGTTACCAGCTATTTCTCCCGGATTTGTTCCTGCATTTGCTGCCAAATCTTCGTGTGTGTACATGTATCCTTCATCTATAACACCTACATATATATCACTGGAACCAGTGTGACCAGCGGCCCATGCACTTGCAGCATCACAACCAAACTGATTAGCAGGAGAAGTAGACGATCCGTACATACCCCAAAGAGTACCATCCGTAAAGTAAGTATCATTAGCTGCCTCGTCAATTGTATATATGTAATTAGGTTCTGCATATTCAACAGCACCCAGCTTCTTCAAGAGTCCAACAGCTTCTTGCACATTCTTTGAAGTTTTAACCAAAGTAACACCATCTTTGTCACCATTACGCTTCATAGCATTAGTAAGAATCTTCTCGGCCACAACTCCGCTTACATTACTTAACGCGCTATCTCTTGCAGCAGATGATGAATTACTTTTAAATTTCACAATAACCTCGTTAGCCACAAAAAGTGAATCGGACGAGCTAGTAGATACAGTACGTGTTTGAACTCCAGCTTCTGTTTGTGAATTGATCACGGTCAATGATTCTTCATCCGAACAACCTGGAGTAATAACAACCGTTGAACCCAGTAAAATGATAGCTGAAAAGATAGGATTAGTAAGGCACTTTTTCATAATTCTTTTTTAATTACTTTATGCATCAATAAATTACAAATCACAAAAAATGGCAGAACATTCTGATTTTGAAGAACAACTGTCAATTAGATTACGAAGATAGAATTTAATTTTTATAAAATTGATTGCATTTTAATTAAAATAGTGTTCTATTTTAACTGTATGTTCGATTTATTTTAATAAAAATTATACGATATAAGTACAGAGAAGAGAATATCCTGAAAAAAGTATATTAGGTCTTTGAAAGTTAAATCTCAGAGCAAAAAGACTATACTTTGATTTTCTAAAGAATACAAATTGATTCGAATTCTTAGATAAAGCTCTATTCTCAAATAAAGTTCTAATAATTAAACGGGGTTGTTCCATTTTTTTAGGACAACCCCTCATAAACTTATTTTAAAATGAGGCTACACATTGCTTATATATAACTAATAAATCCAGTTATGGCATTATAGATACCTTATCTTATGCATACACTGTTGCTTATATATAACTAGCAAATACACAAATTACATAATAACTAGCTATCTATCAATTTATTAACTACAAACTATCACCAAAATCTTCTTTAAACTTAGCCATCAGTTTCTGTGGCCAATCAGACGTTGGTTCTAGTTTACCCATGAAGAAACGTAGCACTGGTGGCTCCTCAATAAATCTCAGTCCACCAATAAGATGACGATTCTGATAAAGCCATGCCATACGGTCTTCTACATATTTTAATTGAGACAATGTAAACACACGACGTGGTACTGCCAGGCGAAGCAACTCCATATTAGCTAAAGGCTCAACACCATTTTCATCGCGTTGATTGGATAACGTGCCACGTTCCATACCTCTGACTCCTGATATTAAGAAAAAGGCTGCAGCCAATGCTCCTGCAGGATATTCATGTTGTGGAATATGAGAGCATATTTGCATAGCATCTACATGGGCTCCAAGAACTCCGGCTGGTTTAACCATCGGCACACCCTTTGCATCCAGTGAATCTACAAGATACTTAATGAATATCGGACTCTGACTTACAATCGTTTCATCCCAAACCTCGTACAGACCTACTGCCATTGCTTCTACTTCGCGAATGGACATACCACCGTAAGTAAGGAAGCCTTCATACAGAGGTACAAAAACCTGAAGCTTATTATAAACATCTGTATTATTGGTACATATACCTCCCCCTCGTGAACAACTGAGCTTGCGGGCAGAGAAGTAACAAATATCAGACAAGCCGGTCATTAGTTTAATAACGGTCTCCATATCAGCGTTTTTAAACTCTTCTTCACGCTGTATTATCAAGTAAGCATTTTCGCCCATCAAACTAGCGTCAAGTACAAGTAGCAGACCATATTTATCGGCTATAGCACGTACATCACGAAGATTCTGCATAGAGAAAGGTTGTCCACCAATTAGATTTGTTGAAGCTTCCATACGGATAAAAGGAATATTTTCAGGACCATTAGATTTGATAATTTCTTCCAATGCTTCGATATTCATATTCCCCTTGAACGGATGATCAGAGTTTATTACGTAAGCTTCATCATAAAGCAATTCAGCTATTTGTCCTCCTCTAAGAGTTATGTGAGCCATTGCTGTTGTGAAGTGATAATTCATTGGAATTATGTTTCCCTTCTTTACATAAGCCTCTGAAAGAATATTTTCGGCAGCACGTCCCTGGTGAACAGGTAAGAGATATTTCTTATCCAGAACATCCTCGACTGCTTTTTGTAACCGTTCAAAACTTTGAGAACCGGCATAAGCATCATCAGCCCGAAGCATTGCCGATACCTGGTTATCACTCATAGCATTTGTTCCCGAGTCGGTCAACATATCGAGAAAGACATCTCTTGTACTAAGTTTAAAAGTGTTGAATCCACCTTCATAAAGAGCTTCCATACGGCGTTCCACCGGAACAAGATTGAGTTTTTGAACAATGCGCACTTTGTGCAATTCCAATGGAATATTTTCCCCGCTGTAGAATTTAATTTCCTGCATAATAATAAAAAATGTGTTTACTGTATAGATATTTATTTAAAGCCAAGCATAAAAAAATTGCGTACTCTCCGGTCAATAAAGCACGCAATTCAAAAAATAAGAAGTGTCGTTTCGCTACACTTTTAAAGTACTACGTTCGCAAATATATGCATTATCTAATAAAAACAAAATAAAATGCAAGTAAATTCATCAAAAGTAAGATTTTTATCTATTATTTGGAATAATTATAACAATAATATCCATAACCGTATCAAAAAGGAGCTTGTATCATATTTTATATATGCAAGAATCTCAGATATTTAGAAAGAGAAACCTTAGTCTTCTTCAACTATTTATAGAATACAAAAAGCACTTAGCTGACAAGTCTGGGAATTTATCTTTTACTAATTCCTGATATTTATACCAGGAGCTTTATTTTTAACTAAAAACATTGAGGATAAATCAAAATTAAATTGTTTATTTATAATATACTAAACTAGTGAAGCCCAAAGTGATAGATATTCTATTTTTATAAACTAAATGCACTTAAATTATGAAAAAGGAACTTTTACTTCTATTTATATTAGTTATCGGAGCTCCTCTAAGGGGGCAGGTGCATCTTCCTATTACTGCTGACGATAACACTGTAGTACTAGATCATTTTGATTCAGCATCTATAGGTGAAACTGTTGGAACCACTAACTACACAGATGGCTTAAGCGGACTAAGCAAAGCTATTGATTTTTTGAATTCAGGTAATTTTGTTATCTATTCAAATAATGCAGATCTAACTTATAAAGGAACTGTAGAAATGTGGATTAATATTAGTAGTTATAATAAAGGATTATTAAACATTAACTGGTTTAAATCGTACTCATCTCCTTCATCGGGACATGTATTTCACTTAGGAATAGATTCCGAAGGGAAAATAGGATTAAGTGGATGGAGTGGAATTGTAGAAAATAGTTTTAAAAGCAATGAAGCAGTACCTCTTAATATCTGGACTCATATTGCAGTAAGCTGGGGAGATTCAACTAAAATTTATATTAACGGAAAAAAAGATTTGTCGTCACCACTATTATTTCGTCCGGCAGTTAGTTCTGGAAATTCCATTTATATCCCCTACTGGGGTAACAAAATTGGGTACATAGACGAATTACACATTTCAAAAATACAAAGAACAGATGAAGAGATCAAAACAAGAGTTATAACCAAAATAACATCTGCCAATCCTACAATAAGTGATAGTAATACCTTGATTTTAGATCATTTCAATTCTGTTTCTAATGGCGAAACTGTTGGAACAACAAATTATATTGATGGTTTAACCGGACTTGATAAAGTTATAGATTTCTCCTCTGCCGGGAATTACAACATCTATCCAGTAAATGCAAATATTACTAATGCAGGAACCGTAGAGATGTGGGCATACCTTAATAGTTATAACAAAGGATTGCTTACCATTAACTGGAGCAAATACTATTCAAGCCCTTCAGGTGGATATGTATTTCACTTAGGAGTCGATTCAAATGGAAATATTAAACTAAGTGGATGGAGTAGTGTTGTAAACAATGATTTTATAAGCAAATCTGCAGTTCCATTAAATAGCTGGACACATATTGCTGTAAGTTGGGGAGATTCAACTAAAATATATATTAACGGAGTAGCAGATACTGTCTCAGTTCTTCCTTTTAGGCCATCTGTATATTCTGGTAATTATTTATATCTTCCCTACTGGGGTAGCCAAATTGGCTATATCGATGAATTGCACGTATCTAAAGTACAACGAACAAATAGTGAAATTGCATCCAGAGTTGCTCCCTACAATACCAATACTGGCATAAATAAGTTTACAATTAATAATAATACTAAAATATATCCTAATCCTGTTACAGAAAACTTAACAATAGAATCTGATGAGGATATACAATCTATCGAATTAATTAATCTATCTGGCCAGATTGTAAAAAAGTACGGTAAACAAAACATTATTTCTCTCTTGAATATACAATCTGGAACATACATAATTAAAATAAATTTCAGCAATAATAGAAGTTTCACGAAGCATATAATAAAGA is part of the uncultured Bacteroides sp. genome and encodes:
- a CDS encoding exonuclease SbcCD subunit D C-terminal domain-containing protein, yielding MIKLLHTADWHIGQTFFDYNRKAEHLHFLEWLRDQIRQQGVDVLLIAGDVFDTPNPSADSQKMFYKFLREITTDNSALQVVVIAGNHDSAARLEAPNPLLEEMNITIKGIVRRTTDGLIDYQRLIVPLTKDGEVAAWCMAVPYLRQGDYPEAESYPLGVKAMYEALLQEVLKVRQPNQAIVAMGHLHTAGGIVSENDRSERTIVGGEEWVSPDAFSNEIVYTALGHLHRGQQVCGREEVRYAGAPLPMSFAEKNYKQSVALVEIDGAAVTKIEKLLYDAPVKVLSIPNEARPLDEVLEEIDKLPEGEITETSPYLEVKVLITEPEPSLRNRIEEALKTKSVRLARLGAVQVGRDAESKTFTYEELQAITPMEIARMEFEKQFGGEEMPDTMKNLLQSVIQEIEHEDISN
- a CDS encoding peroxiredoxin codes for the protein MIMLLLDNFWLILFIALGLPLLTYRSKFRKIVYHTDSWIINIKPVFADELRGIIGSHSVNHPKYKKFRNYYRTFLVLFLITLVFYFDFRGFTHTKETEIEKSKIGVGSKVPSFSLKDQEGNTLAIDSVIGKHNLVIFFYLTDGSPGCLREVWAFQENLDEFREADAMVIGIGRESVDSHKELATENALLYTLLSDEGNKVRKMFRVPSNLLGYLPGRVTYIVDKTGKVVYVHSSQIRTYRHATNALKFLKEMK
- a CDS encoding sulfatase-like hydrolase/transferase, with protein sequence MKPLIKTVPALLGGLSFFTAAHAQQESKRPNIIFILADDMGYGDLACYGNKVVKTPNIDKLAIDGIRFTNCYAGSAISSPSRCSLLTGKHTGHTTIRDNFCKAQGLPGLKGTNPIRRMHLLPNDTTIATVLGSAGYRTCLVNKWHQDGFNPGAGPLDRGFDEFYGWLISTENSNTPYYYPALRFYNRDLKVIPENENNKRGIHDSDLSVNESIDFIDRNKNNPFFLYLAFDVPHKPYFINSLEPYSNSSLSDTGKLYASLITHTDEAIGRLIDHLEKTGLRDNTIIIFASDNGGAVQAPLDELNCNAGYRGRKGILYEGGIKVPFIVNCPKHIKGGQTMKNLIYFPDVMPTLADYAHAKLPQHIDGISIKALLDGKKQDTDDRVFYWEFPGNQVAVRKGDWKIVSVKKGTNLELYNITKDPYEKTNLAEKYPEVLKDLEKEIKKSRVASPNWPIEGE
- a CDS encoding S8 family peptidase — encoded protein: MKKCLTNPIFSAIILLGSTVVITPGCSDEESLTVINSQTEAGVQTRTVSTSSSDSLFVANEVIVKFKSNSSSAARDSALSNVSGVVAEKILTNAMKRNGDKDGVTLVKTSKNVQEAVGLLKKLGAVEYAEPNYIYTIDEAANDTYFTDGTLWGMYGSSTSPANQFGCDAASAWAAGHTGSSDIYVGVIDEGYMYTHEDLAANAGTNPGEIAGNRIDDDGNGYVDDVYGWNFAGNNNKVFDAALDDHGTHVAGIIGASGNNGVGVAGVCWNVKLLSGKFMGRRGGTTADAIKAIDYFTELKKAGMNIVATNNSWSGSGYSQALFDAIERANAAGIIFVAAAGNDGFNDDGLLASYPAAYNNSNIISVASITSTGALSSFSNYGPKSVDLAAPGSDIMSCVPFKSKGNVYSRYAYKSGTSMAAPHVTGAVVLYLASHPGATASEAINAILSSAIPTASLSGKCVTGGRLNLSGF
- a CDS encoding tryptophanase codes for the protein MQEIKFYSGENIPLELHKVRIVQKLNLVPVERRMEALYEGGFNTFKLSTRDVFLDMLTDSGTNAMSDNQVSAMLRADDAYAGSQSFERLQKAVEDVLDKKYLLPVHQGRAAENILSEAYVKKGNIIPMNYHFTTAMAHITLRGGQIAELLYDEAYVINSDHPFKGNMNIEALEEIIKSNGPENIPFIRMEASTNLIGGQPFSMQNLRDVRAIADKYGLLLVLDASLMGENAYLIIQREEEFKNADMETVIKLMTGLSDICYFSARKLSCSRGGGICTNNTDVYNKLQVFVPLYEGFLTYGGMSIREVEAMAVGLYEVWDETIVSQSPIFIKYLVDSLDAKGVPMVKPAGVLGAHVDAMQICSHIPQHEYPAGALAAAFFLISGVRGMERGTLSNQRDENGVEPLANMELLRLAVPRRVFTLSQLKYVEDRMAWLYQNRHLIGGLRFIEEPPVLRFFMGKLEPTSDWPQKLMAKFKEDFGDSL
- a CDS encoding LamG-like jellyroll fold domain-containing protein; amino-acid sequence: MKKELLLLFILVIGAPLRGQVHLPITADDNTVVLDHFDSASIGETVGTTNYTDGLSGLSKAIDFLNSGNFVIYSNNADLTYKGTVEMWINISSYNKGLLNINWFKSYSSPSSGHVFHLGIDSEGKIGLSGWSGIVENSFKSNEAVPLNIWTHIAVSWGDSTKIYINGKKDLSSPLLFRPAVSSGNSIYIPYWGNKIGYIDELHISKIQRTDEEIKTRVITKITSANPTISDSNTLILDHFNSVSNGETVGTTNYIDGLTGLDKVIDFSSAGNYNIYPVNANITNAGTVEMWAYLNSYNKGLLTINWSKYYSSPSGGYVFHLGVDSNGNIKLSGWSSVVNNDFISKSAVPLNSWTHIAVSWGDSTKIYINGVADTVSVLPFRPSVYSGNYLYLPYWGSQIGYIDELHVSKVQRTNSEIASRVAPYNTNTGINKFTINNNTKIYPNPVTENLTIESDEDIQSIELINLSGQIVKKYGKQNIISLLNIQSGTYIIKINFSNNRSFTKHIIKN